The proteins below are encoded in one region of Cytobacillus sp. IB215665:
- a CDS encoding ATP-binding protein, whose product MKLWRSVVGKLWFTILLLVSFVLSILTVLLLQFFENYHVNEAKNDLTKTATKIASIMEEYDDKQLARNISWELIDEMTKVIIVYDKENYWYSPDSNVLENLPISSIFNDKQLARVFTNREVISEKKYLHEITAPVDKNSQLFLVAAPLKVSNEENGAVIIYQSLRAVEETSHQTTKLILLAAGVAIVLTTIFAFFLSTRITSPLLKMREAAFEVAKGKFDTKVPILTNDEIGDLATAFNQMERQLKYNMNALSQEKEQLSSILSSMVDGVITFNKDGSILVSNPPSEQFLQAWYYEQGNLEKPTEELPSEVRELFKQVVSFEKEQTIEITLQGRNWVIVMSPLYDNKFVRGAVAVLRDMTEERRLDKLREDFIANVSHELRTPISMLQGYSEAIIDDIASSDQEKKDIAKVIYDESLRMGRLVNELLDLARMEAGHLNLHLEEIDIQPYIQRIIRKFQGLAQDKLITLDVHINVIHKTIMFDPDRIEQVLTNLIDNAIRYTDEQGTVVVQVNSIKDGLKIDVKDSGAGIPEEDLPFVFERFYKADKARTRGRSGTGLGLAIAKNLIEAHDGNIFVHSKIDEGTTFSFFIPQ is encoded by the coding sequence ATGAAACTTTGGCGAAGTGTAGTAGGGAAATTATGGTTTACCATTTTGCTATTAGTTTCATTCGTATTATCAATTCTAACCGTCCTTTTACTCCAGTTTTTTGAAAATTATCATGTCAATGAGGCAAAGAATGATTTAACAAAAACAGCAACCAAAATAGCCTCGATTATGGAAGAATATGATGATAAACAATTAGCACGGAATATTTCATGGGAATTAATTGATGAGATGACGAAGGTCATTATTGTATATGATAAAGAAAATTATTGGTATTCACCTGATAGTAATGTACTAGAAAACCTACCAATATCATCGATCTTTAATGATAAACAACTAGCTAGGGTGTTTACAAACAGGGAAGTAATAAGCGAAAAGAAATACTTACATGAAATCACAGCTCCAGTAGATAAAAACAGCCAATTGTTTTTAGTTGCTGCACCTTTAAAAGTTTCTAACGAAGAAAATGGCGCAGTAATTATATATCAGTCATTAAGGGCTGTTGAAGAGACATCGCACCAAACAACTAAACTAATACTTTTAGCTGCGGGAGTCGCAATTGTTTTAACGACAATATTTGCTTTTTTCTTGTCAACTAGAATAACTTCTCCACTGCTTAAAATGAGAGAAGCAGCGTTCGAAGTGGCAAAGGGGAAATTTGATACGAAGGTACCGATTTTAACGAATGATGAAATTGGTGATTTAGCTACTGCTTTTAATCAGATGGAGCGACAATTAAAATATAATATGAACGCGTTAAGTCAAGAAAAAGAGCAGTTATCTAGCATTTTAAGCAGTATGGTTGATGGTGTAATTACATTTAATAAAGATGGCTCGATCTTAGTTTCAAACCCACCTTCTGAGCAATTTTTGCAAGCATGGTATTATGAGCAAGGTAATTTAGAGAAGCCTACGGAAGAGCTACCATCAGAGGTTCGAGAATTGTTTAAACAAGTTGTTTCTTTTGAGAAAGAACAGACGATAGAAATCACATTACAAGGTAGGAATTGGGTTATCGTCATGAGTCCATTATACGATAATAAATTTGTCAGAGGAGCTGTCGCAGTACTTCGAGATATGACTGAAGAACGAAGGTTAGACAAGCTACGAGAAGATTTTATTGCGAATGTTTCCCATGAATTAAGAACACCAATTTCTATGTTACAAGGATATAGTGAAGCGATCATTGATGATATTGCTAGTAGCGATCAAGAAAAGAAAGATATCGCAAAAGTAATATATGATGAATCTTTACGTATGGGTAGGCTAGTGAATGAACTGTTGGATTTAGCTAGGATGGAAGCTGGTCATTTAAATTTGCATTTAGAAGAGATAGATATTCAGCCTTACATTCAAAGAATAATTCGCAAATTTCAAGGATTGGCACAGGATAAGTTAATTACATTGGATGTGCATATTAACGTAATACATAAAACAATTATGTTTGATCCTGATAGGATTGAACAAGTATTAACAAATCTGATTGATAATGCAATACGTTATACTGATGAGCAGGGAACTGTTGTTGTACAAGTAAATTCTATAAAAGATGGTTTGAAAATTGACGTCAAAGACTCTGGGGCAGGAATTCCTGAGGAGGACTTACCATTTGTCTTTGAACGCTTCTATAAAGCAGATAAAGCTCGAACGCGAGGACGTTCAGGTACTGGTCTTGGCTTAGCCATTGCAAAGAATTTGATAGAGGCACACGATGGAAACATCTTTGTTCATAGTAAAATTGATGAAGGAACTACATTTTCATTCTTTATACCACAATAA
- a CDS encoding ABC transporter substrate-binding protein gives MLNIKKYFPTVFFVILSFILLVGCGQTEVNNNAASTNGEQETKVDDKAESTNGEQETKVDDKAESSFPVTITDGLGNEVTIEEEPQAIVSIIPSNTEIAFALGLGDKMVGVGDWANYPPEVAEIERVGGAKFNVEKIISLNPDVVLAHASSAHSSTEGLQQLRDAGINVVVVNDASSFQAVYDSIKMIGTVTGTEENADKIISDMTEKLNLIKDKSAEIKEADQKVVWIEVDAQLYTTGKGTFMHEMLEAIGAINAAGDQEGWPQFTEEDAVLLNPDVIVITYGYYVENAVEQVLNRDAWQEVPAVKDKLVFDINSDLVTISGPRLIEGVEELAKAVYPDIYQ, from the coding sequence ATGTTAAACATTAAAAAGTACTTCCCCACTGTCTTTTTCGTTATTTTATCATTCATTTTATTAGTAGGTTGCGGTCAAACTGAGGTAAATAATAATGCTGCCTCTACAAACGGAGAGCAGGAAACTAAAGTTGATGATAAAGCAGAGTCTACAAACGGAGAACAGGAAACTAAAGTTGATGATAAAGCAGAGTCTAGCTTTCCAGTAACAATTACGGATGGATTAGGTAATGAAGTGACAATAGAAGAAGAGCCACAAGCAATTGTGTCGATAATTCCTAGTAATACAGAAATAGCTTTTGCGTTAGGTTTAGGTGATAAAATGGTTGGTGTTGGTGATTGGGCTAATTATCCACCAGAAGTAGCCGAGATAGAAAGGGTTGGAGGAGCAAAATTTAATGTTGAAAAGATAATTTCATTAAACCCAGACGTCGTTCTTGCCCATGCCTCAAGTGCCCATAGCTCTACTGAAGGTCTTCAACAACTACGAGATGCTGGTATAAACGTGGTCGTTGTTAACGATGCATCATCATTTCAAGCAGTATATGACTCAATTAAAATGATTGGCACTGTTACAGGAACAGAAGAAAATGCAGACAAGATCATAAGTGATATGACAGAAAAATTGAATCTTATTAAAGACAAATCAGCAGAAATTAAAGAAGCTGATCAAAAGGTAGTTTGGATAGAGGTAGATGCTCAATTATATACAACTGGAAAAGGTACTTTTATGCATGAAATGCTCGAAGCGATTGGAGCAATAAATGCTGCTGGTGATCAAGAAGGTTGGCCACAATTTACTGAGGAAGATGCGGTATTACTTAATCCAGATGTTATTGTTATTACATATGGGTATTATGTTGAAAATGCAGTAGAACAAGTATTAAATCGAGATGCTTGGCAAGAGGTACCAGCAGTTAAGGATAAGCTCGTATTCGATATTAACTCGGATTTAGTAACAATCTCTGGTCCACGTTTAATTGAAGGAGTAGAAGAACTTGCAAAAGCTGTCTATCCTGACATTTATCAATAA
- the ccsB gene encoding c-type cytochrome biogenesis protein CcsB, protein MAELSSNLLYIAFLLYLIATVFFGGTIGNKRSDNKKNRWAQIGIIITILGFVSQLGYFILRWIVAGHAPVSNLFEFTTFFGMMLVGAFIFIYIIYKASVLGLFTLPIAMLVIAYASMFPTDISPLIPALQSDWLYIHVITVSAGQAILAVSFAAGLIYLLRSVDQSKKSKRTFWLELILYSLVSTIGFITITSGFKVLDYEATFSYVDKSEQPLEVTYQLPALVGPYQGELLTAERFEPLISMPAVIDAQKLNTLLLSLITGLIIYGILRLILRKRIGAALQPIVKNVNLDLVDEIGYRAVTIGFPIFTLGGLIFAMIWAQIAWNRFWGWDPKEVWALITWLFYAAFLHLRLSKGWHGEKSAWLAVIGFAIIMFNLVAVNLVIAGLHSYA, encoded by the coding sequence ATGGCAGAATTAAGTAGTAATTTACTATATATTGCTTTTTTATTATATTTAATTGCAACAGTTTTTTTTGGAGGGACGATAGGCAACAAACGCAGTGATAATAAAAAAAACCGTTGGGCACAAATTGGGATTATTATTACGATCTTAGGGTTTGTGTCACAGCTTGGTTATTTTATTTTGAGGTGGATTGTAGCTGGACATGCGCCAGTCAGTAACTTATTCGAATTTACTACGTTTTTTGGAATGATGTTAGTCGGTGCATTCATTTTTATCTATATTATTTATAAAGCTAGTGTACTCGGTTTGTTTACACTACCAATAGCTATGCTAGTTATTGCATATGCTAGTATGTTTCCAACCGATATTTCTCCTTTAATTCCTGCGTTACAAAGTGACTGGTTATACATACATGTTATTACTGTATCAGCAGGTCAAGCAATTCTTGCAGTAAGTTTTGCTGCTGGGTTAATTTATTTACTTAGATCAGTAGATCAATCGAAGAAAAGTAAACGTACTTTTTGGCTTGAATTAATATTGTATAGTTTAGTAAGTACAATAGGTTTTATTACCATTACTAGTGGGTTTAAGGTTTTAGATTATGAAGCGACATTCTCATATGTTGACAAAAGTGAACAGCCACTTGAGGTTACTTATCAACTTCCAGCTTTAGTTGGACCATATCAAGGGGAGCTTCTTACAGCTGAACGCTTTGAGCCATTAATAAGTATGCCTGCCGTAATCGATGCACAAAAATTAAATACATTACTATTATCATTAATAACAGGATTAATTATATACGGCATATTGAGGTTAATACTCCGGAAAAGAATTGGTGCTGCATTGCAGCCTATTGTGAAAAATGTTAACTTAGATCTAGTGGATGAGATAGGTTACCGTGCAGTAACTATTGGGTTTCCAATTTTCACATTAGGCGGGCTAATCTTTGCGATGATTTGGGCGCAAATAGCGTGGAATCGTTTTTGGGGATGGGATCCAAAAGAGGTATGGGCGCTTATTACGTGGCTCTTTTATGCAGCCTTTTTACATTTAAGACTTTCTAAAGGGTGGCACGGTGAAAAATCAGCATGGTTAGCGGTAATTGGTTTTGCCATTATTATGTTTAATCTAGTTGCTGTTAACTTAGTCATTGCAGGATTACATTCATACGCATAA
- a CDS encoding response regulator, with translation MEREIKILVVDDEERIRRLLRMYLEREDYVIEEADNGNDGLLKALENDYDLILLDLMMPGKDGIEVCRELREKKATPTIMLTAKGEEVNRVQGFEVGTDDYIVKPFSPREVVLRVKALLRRSSPTSYLQTETTTKDVIVFPHLSIDNDAHRVSADGKEVSLTPKEYELLYFLAKAPDKVFDREQLLKEVWHYEFFGDLRTVDTHVKRLREKLNRVSEEAAKMIVTVWGVGYKFEVTNE, from the coding sequence ATGGAAAGAGAAATTAAGATATTAGTTGTTGATGATGAAGAACGTATTCGACGACTATTAAGGATGTATTTGGAGCGTGAAGATTACGTAATTGAAGAAGCAGACAACGGTAATGATGGTTTACTTAAAGCTCTTGAAAATGACTATGACCTCATTCTTTTAGATTTAATGATGCCTGGGAAGGATGGCATTGAAGTATGTAGAGAACTTAGAGAGAAAAAGGCGACACCTACAATTATGCTAACTGCAAAAGGTGAAGAAGTAAATCGTGTACAAGGGTTTGAAGTTGGGACAGATGATTATATCGTTAAACCATTTAGCCCGAGAGAGGTTGTACTTAGAGTCAAGGCATTATTAAGAAGATCTTCACCGACTTCTTATTTACAAACTGAAACAACTACAAAAGATGTAATTGTATTCCCTCATTTATCAATCGATAATGATGCACATCGTGTATCTGCGGATGGGAAAGAGGTCAGTCTTACACCTAAGGAGTATGAGCTTCTTTATTTTCTTGCCAAGGCTCCTGATAAAGTGTTTGATAGAGAGCAATTATTAAAAGAAGTTTGGCACTATGAATTTTTTGGTGACTTACGTACTGTTGATACACACGTAAAACGTCTACGTGAAAAACTGAATCGTGTTTCTGAAGAAGCAGCAAAAATGATCGTAACTGTTTGGGGTGTGGGTTACAAGTTTGAGGTAACCAATGAATGA